In Niallia sp. FSL W8-0635, one genomic interval encodes:
- a CDS encoding YheC/YheD family endospore coat-associated protein: MKKLYPIEIITDSENTVYLPTDFETTTNLKILAFGATSKEATIKKHRKTRNTVGISSDLFKDLFFPSATSNVHLFIEQETLYVGPLVGIFTSGFSTIKVRPIGDRSILFSKLLSVQKTVGVVAFLFGEQHINWEKGTINGLFYEDGWKPIEVPFPNVVYDRIPNRRIENLNKIQAVKKRLQKEYSIPWYNPGFFNKLDIYERLLQDDSISDYLPETHALTNFSVIERMLSNFGNVYIKPKNGSLGKGIYQLLYDKKDGHYYTRFKDIDQGNRLMKFDHLEALINHLFENQNLSHYIVQQGIHLIRSEKKSIDFRVHTNKNKDGQWEMTAIAAKIAGAGSVTTHLNNGGTVKAMEELLDTDLKSEEMITKLSKASLQISKALEKQMEGYIGEIGFDLGLDRKGRVWLFEANAKPGRSIFKHPSLRKFDLETRRKSLEYAVYLMEQNIHRLEDIYQ, from the coding sequence ATGAAAAAGCTATATCCCATCGAAATAATCACTGATAGTGAAAATACAGTCTACCTCCCAACTGATTTTGAAACAACTACAAACTTAAAAATACTTGCGTTTGGGGCTACAAGTAAGGAAGCAACCATTAAAAAGCATAGAAAAACAAGAAATACGGTGGGAATAAGTTCCGATCTTTTTAAAGACTTATTTTTCCCCTCGGCCACTTCTAATGTTCACTTATTTATAGAGCAAGAAACCTTATATGTAGGACCACTGGTTGGAATATTCACATCTGGTTTTTCAACCATTAAAGTGCGCCCAATCGGCGATCGTTCCATTCTATTTTCAAAACTACTTTCCGTACAAAAAACAGTTGGGGTTGTCGCCTTCCTATTTGGAGAGCAACATATTAATTGGGAAAAAGGAACAATTAATGGACTATTCTATGAGGATGGCTGGAAACCAATAGAGGTCCCTTTTCCAAACGTTGTGTATGATCGTATACCTAATCGGAGAATCGAAAATCTAAACAAAATTCAAGCTGTTAAAAAACGATTACAAAAGGAATATTCCATTCCTTGGTATAATCCCGGCTTCTTTAATAAATTAGACATTTATGAACGCCTATTGCAGGATGATAGTATTTCTGATTACTTACCAGAAACTCATGCTCTTACAAATTTTTCTGTCATCGAAAGAATGCTCTCAAACTTTGGCAATGTGTATATTAAACCGAAAAACGGGAGCCTTGGGAAAGGAATCTATCAGCTATTATATGATAAAAAAGATGGCCATTACTATACCCGCTTTAAAGATATAGACCAAGGCAATCGGTTAATGAAATTTGACCATTTAGAAGCATTAATTAACCATTTATTCGAAAATCAAAACCTATCTCATTATATTGTTCAACAAGGTATTCACTTAATTAGGTCTGAAAAAAAATCAATCGATTTTCGCGTTCATACAAATAAAAATAAGGATGGTCAGTGGGAAATGACTGCCATTGCTGCAAAAATTGCCGGTGCAGGAAGTGTCACCACACATCTTAACAATGGAGGCACCGTAAAAGCAATGGAAGAATTATTGGATACGGACCTTAAAAGCGAAGAAATGATAACCAAACTTTCCAAAGCATCCTTGCAAATAAGTAAAGCGCTGGAAAAGCAGATGGAAGGATATATTGGCGAAATTGGCTTCGATTTAGGATTGGATCGAAAAGGACGCGTTTGGTTGTTCGAAGCAAATGCTAAACCTGGGAGAAGCATCTTTAAACATCCTTCTTTAAGGAAATTCGATCTGGAAACACGACGAAAGTCCTTAGAATACGCTGTCTACCTAATGGAACAAAACATCCATAGGCTTGAGGATATCTATCAATGA
- a CDS encoding YheC/YheD family endospore coat-associated protein, giving the protein MNKFGIMSLSLDHENNYIHQIAKYGRDYNLTIYHFVPSTYHPFTHTVKGKEYLPDSDTWIESEFPVPSILYDRCFYHDDSYSIQCKNIIQWLKKQPDITFIGNGLPNKWQLYQVLRESKLAAYIPETFLLQSANQVNFQSLNPVIIKPINGSQGNGLYFIKKQKEGILVRTDKKDKTVEKIFSDRMTFNKWLNQLLNRNAYLMQAYLPLSNKEEQPFDIRALLQKNPNEEWEVIEKGVRIGEKGKIISNLSAGASVVSFDDWFTSVHMKLKSFLKQEMAEIFSLLPSILEDSFSALFEIGVDIGITPNGSLWILDVNSKPGRKVIMTAYPHLCEKLYKAPVLYAAKLADTKRRNLDEKAISHRNNH; this is encoded by the coding sequence ATGAATAAATTTGGAATTATGTCATTATCCTTAGATCATGAAAACAATTATATTCACCAGATAGCAAAATATGGACGTGATTATAACTTAACTATTTATCACTTTGTCCCATCCACCTACCATCCCTTTACACATACTGTAAAAGGAAAAGAATATCTACCAGACTCAGACACTTGGATAGAATCAGAATTCCCAGTTCCTTCTATTTTATATGATCGTTGTTTCTATCATGACGATTCTTATTCTATCCAATGCAAAAATATTATTCAATGGCTTAAAAAGCAGCCTGATATCACCTTTATCGGCAATGGATTGCCAAACAAATGGCAACTATATCAAGTATTGCGCGAATCAAAGCTTGCTGCTTATATCCCAGAAACCTTCCTCCTACAATCAGCGAACCAAGTGAATTTTCAGAGCTTAAATCCTGTTATTATTAAGCCGATAAATGGATCACAAGGAAATGGGCTCTATTTTATAAAGAAACAAAAAGAAGGAATATTGGTCAGAACCGATAAAAAAGATAAAACAGTAGAAAAGATATTTTCTGATCGAATGACGTTTAATAAATGGCTTAATCAGCTTTTAAATAGAAATGCCTATCTCATGCAAGCCTATCTACCTCTTTCAAACAAAGAGGAGCAACCATTTGATATTCGTGCTTTATTGCAAAAAAATCCGAATGAAGAATGGGAAGTCATTGAAAAAGGAGTTCGTATTGGAGAAAAAGGAAAGATTATTTCTAACTTAAGTGCTGGCGCATCGGTTGTCTCCTTCGATGATTGGTTTACGTCCGTTCACATGAAATTAAAAAGCTTTCTTAAACAGGAAATGGCGGAGATATTTTCTCTACTTCCTTCTATCTTAGAAGATTCCTTCTCTGCCTTATTTGAAATCGGCGTAGATATTGGCATCACACCAAACGGATCGTTATGGATCCTCGATGTCAATTCAAAGCCTGGTAGAAAAGTAATCATGACAGCCTATCCTCATCTATGTGAGAAATTATATAAAGCTCCGGTCCTTTATGCTGCTAAACTAGCTGACACTAAAAGGAGGAATCTAGATGAAAAAGCTATATCCCATCGAAATAATCACTGA
- a CDS encoding YheC/YheD family endospore coat-associated protein → MNIYYDSEKENWYTASTGNYFFGSSNNPLSTANPHPNHIAFPIVKNGKKIGPLIGIMVARNKQNKLIGNSALFMGLLKQLQQYSGGIIIIFPPDNLQKDQLTGYIFCSTRNKWIKAITPLPNIVYNRVPFRKTEKQDVFQTAVSFLKEKGIPFFNSSFINKWNLYELFNEYPMLSEHLPKTSLLEGKENFVTFFLAYNSIYLKPVEGYKGKNIYRIRRENDHSISISTTEGTAFFSSLDELWNQYQEEWLDKNYLIQEEIDGALYNGSRYDFRLLVIFEDNRYVLTGVGVRQSKQQDVTTHIPSGGKMLAYHEVQQKEHDLFFEKLVNHCGTILTKKYGFLGEFSIDACVDKKGNYYLFEINAKPMLFDEEEIEEKRCQQLIKLFYTLTNFPFKNKTD, encoded by the coding sequence ATGAATATCTATTATGATTCCGAAAAAGAAAATTGGTATACCGCTTCAACAGGCAATTACTTTTTTGGGTCATCTAATAACCCTTTATCCACCGCTAATCCACATCCTAATCATATCGCTTTTCCAATTGTCAAAAATGGAAAGAAAATTGGTCCACTAATAGGCATAATGGTCGCAAGAAATAAACAAAACAAATTAATCGGGAATAGCGCGCTCTTTATGGGGCTTCTAAAACAATTACAGCAGTACTCGGGAGGAATTATCATTATCTTTCCTCCTGATAATTTACAAAAAGACCAGCTAACTGGATATATTTTTTGCTCTACTCGAAACAAATGGATAAAAGCAATTACACCATTGCCAAACATTGTTTATAATCGGGTGCCTTTTCGAAAGACAGAAAAGCAAGATGTCTTCCAAACTGCAGTATCCTTCCTAAAAGAAAAAGGAATCCCGTTCTTTAATTCTTCCTTTATTAATAAATGGAATCTTTATGAACTTTTCAACGAGTATCCTATGTTAAGTGAGCATTTACCAAAAACATCACTATTAGAGGGAAAAGAGAATTTCGTTACTTTTTTTCTTGCCTATAATAGCATCTACTTAAAACCAGTCGAGGGCTACAAGGGGAAAAACATTTACCGCATAAGGCGAGAAAATGATCATTCCATAAGCATAAGCACGACAGAGGGGACAGCTTTTTTCTCTAGCTTGGATGAACTATGGAATCAATATCAAGAAGAATGGCTCGATAAGAACTATCTAATCCAAGAAGAAATTGATGGGGCACTATATAATGGAAGCCGCTACGATTTTCGCCTGCTAGTTATTTTTGAAGATAATCGCTATGTCCTAACAGGAGTTGGAGTAAGACAATCTAAACAACAAGATGTAACGACTCATATTCCATCAGGTGGAAAAATGCTTGCCTATCATGAAGTGCAGCAGAAGGAGCATGACCTATTTTTCGAAAAACTAGTCAACCATTGCGGAACCATTTTAACCAAAAAATATGGTTTCCTTGGTGAATTTTCGATTGATGCCTGTGTAGACAAGAAAGGCAATTATTATCTTTTTGAAATTAATGCTAAACCGATGTTATTTGATGAGGAAGAGATTGAGGAGAAAAGATGCCAGCAACTAATAAAACTCTTTTATACATTGACTAATTTTCCCTTTAAGAATAAAACAGATTAG